A single Pseudobdellovibrionaceae bacterium DNA region contains:
- the ribD gene encoding bifunctional diaminohydroxyphosphoribosylaminopyrimidine deaminase/5-amino-6-(5-phosphoribosylamino)uracil reductase RibD yields MEYRPGDILDDQQAMSLALDEGKKGLGRVSPNPPVGCVIVDKDHRLISAGHHQRCGGPHAEIEALNQVDDPNRLEGAQVFVTLEPCSHHGKTPPCADKLASLPLARVVYGLQDPNPKVAGRGAERLSRAGIKTQVWSGSLGDELAELIEVFRCNMEKGRPFFALKVATTLDGNLAEKSGKSRWITGEESRQHVHILRSYYDSVLVGCNTVIVDDPRLNIRLGDDVRKNKVVILDPQNKLGFQMRTYELFKCRGPVDVFQIVSPGYEGGADTDWNQLSLPLGPTGHFDSLALAHSLFKAGINSVFVEGGADTFSQLVGSGIVDRLYLFMAPKLLGGINGKGWLNGFASQGLDTCPKMSSHRVTTFGEDFLIEGLLQIADEGMA; encoded by the coding sequence GTGGAGTATCGGCCTGGTGATATTTTAGACGATCAACAGGCCATGTCCCTGGCTCTTGACGAGGGCAAAAAGGGTTTGGGGCGGGTATCACCCAACCCTCCAGTTGGCTGTGTCATTGTCGATAAAGATCACAGGTTAATATCAGCGGGTCACCACCAGAGATGTGGCGGCCCTCATGCCGAAATCGAAGCGCTCAATCAGGTTGATGACCCGAACAGGTTGGAAGGAGCGCAGGTTTTTGTCACCCTTGAGCCCTGTTCTCACCACGGAAAAACTCCCCCCTGTGCAGACAAGCTAGCCAGTTTGCCGTTAGCCCGAGTCGTCTATGGTTTGCAGGACCCCAATCCTAAAGTTGCTGGTCGGGGAGCTGAAAGGCTTTCCAGGGCGGGAATCAAAACTCAGGTTTGGTCGGGTTCCCTTGGCGATGAGTTAGCCGAACTCATAGAAGTATTTCGCTGCAACATGGAGAAGGGGCGACCCTTTTTTGCTCTCAAAGTGGCCACCACTTTGGACGGTAACCTTGCTGAGAAGTCCGGAAAAAGCCGGTGGATTACAGGGGAAGAGTCACGCCAACATGTCCACATTTTGCGTTCTTACTACGATTCGGTTTTGGTTGGTTGCAACACAGTCATCGTTGATGACCCGAGGCTCAATATCCGTCTTGGTGACGATGTTCGCAAAAATAAGGTCGTTATTTTGGACCCACAAAATAAACTGGGTTTTCAGATGAGGACTTACGAGTTGTTTAAGTGCCGTGGCCCAGTCGATGTTTTTCAAATCGTTAGTCCAGGGTATGAGGGTGGCGCTGACACCGATTGGAACCAACTTTCGTTGCCACTTGGTCCTACAGGTCATTTTGACTCTCTGGCTCTGGCGCATTCGCTTTTTAAGGCCGGAATCAATTCTGTTTTTGTCGAGGGCGGTGCAGACACCTTTTCCCAACTGGTGGGTTCGGGGATCGTGGATCGCTTGTATTTGTTCATGGCTCCCAAACTACTTGGCGGGATTAATGGTAAGGGCTGGTTGAATGGCTTTGCCAGTCAGGGTCTCGACACCTGTCCCAAGATGAGTTCTCATCGCGTTACGACCTTCGGAGAGGATTTCCTGATTGAAGGGCTTCTGCAGATTGCAGACGAAGGCATGGCCTAG